One genomic segment of Aliidiomarina minuta includes these proteins:
- the thiS gene encoding sulfur carrier protein ThiS, whose protein sequence is MQIIFNQQRLEISTGLSISALLEQQNIPIQGVAVAVNNEVIPRSLWQEVGIQEQDQVAVFQAVAGG, encoded by the coding sequence GTGCAGATAATCTTTAACCAGCAGCGCCTGGAAATTAGCACCGGGTTAAGCATCAGCGCCCTGCTTGAGCAGCAGAATATACCAATACAAGGAGTTGCGGTTGCGGTTAACAATGAAGTGATACCTCGTAGTCTGTGGCAGGAGGTAGGTATTCAGGAACAGGATCAGGTCGCGGTTTTTCAAGCCGTCGCGGGAGGTTAA
- a CDS encoding thiazole synthase produces the protein MTWMIDGVELQSRLLSGSGKFGSASLMRAALEASGTEIVTLALKRIEHDMQSDDMLSATADLPLHLLPNTSGAKDAKEAIFAAQLGRELLQTNWVKLEIHPDPRHLLPDPVETLLAAEQLVKQGFTVLPYCHADPVLCKRLQEVGCAAVMPLGSPIGSNQGLQTRDFLQIIIEQASVPVIVDAGIGAPSHAAEAMELGADAVLVNTAIASSGNPVVMARAFAQAVSAGRQAFEAGLAGRHNGASASSPLTAFLE, from the coding sequence ATGACATGGATGATTGATGGTGTTGAATTGCAATCGCGGCTGCTCAGCGGCAGTGGTAAATTCGGATCCGCTTCGCTCATGCGTGCGGCGCTCGAGGCAAGCGGTACCGAAATAGTCACGCTGGCGTTAAAACGTATTGAGCATGATATGCAAAGCGACGACATGTTGAGCGCAACAGCTGACTTGCCGTTGCACCTGTTGCCCAATACCTCAGGTGCGAAAGATGCTAAAGAGGCCATTTTCGCCGCGCAGCTGGGACGTGAGTTATTGCAGACGAATTGGGTCAAGCTGGAAATTCATCCCGACCCCAGACATTTATTACCCGATCCGGTGGAAACCTTATTAGCGGCTGAGCAGCTAGTTAAACAGGGTTTTACGGTATTGCCTTATTGCCACGCAGACCCGGTTTTATGTAAGCGTTTGCAGGAGGTAGGTTGTGCGGCTGTGATGCCGTTAGGTTCGCCGATCGGGTCCAATCAGGGACTGCAAACCCGCGACTTCCTGCAAATTATTATTGAGCAGGCATCGGTGCCGGTCATTGTGGATGCCGGTATTGGAGCACCTAGTCATGCTGCCGAAGCTATGGAACTGGGTGCGGATGCGGTGCTGGTGAATACCGCTATAGCCAGCTCAGGCAACCCTGTGGTCATGGCCCGGGCCTTTGCTCAGGCGGTAAGTGCAGGGCGTCAGGCTTTTGAAGCCGGCCTGGCCGGTCGCCATAACGGGGCTTCTGCATCCAGTCCTCTGACCGCTTTTCTGGAGTAA
- the thiH gene encoding 2-iminoacetate synthase ThiH, whose protein sequence is MSFYALWQEQDWQSVQQSVLDCTQGDVEQALQRQGKRTVEDFMALISPAADAYLEPLAQLSAQLTRRRFGHTMQLFIPLYLSNLCANDCSYCGFSMSNAIQRKTLNEQEVEAECRALKKQGFDSVLLVTGEHERKVGMAYFRTMLPVISRYFSHIAMEVQPLSEAEYAELRSLGVASVLVYQETYNEQVYAEHHLRGRKQDFKWRLQTPERIGQAGIDKIGLGALLGLTDWRTDSVATAMHLRYMQKHYWRSRYSVSFPRLRPCAGGVEVAAEVNDRQLVQLLCAFRLFDAELELSLSTRESAYFRDHAATLGATHFSAGSKTQPGGYADQAIALEQFSTEDNRSPLQVAEALQKQGLQPVWKDWELGLS, encoded by the coding sequence ATGAGTTTTTATGCGTTATGGCAGGAGCAGGACTGGCAATCCGTACAGCAAAGTGTGTTGGACTGTACCCAGGGCGATGTGGAGCAGGCCTTGCAGCGTCAGGGTAAACGAACGGTGGAAGATTTCATGGCGTTGATCTCGCCTGCGGCGGACGCTTATCTGGAGCCGCTGGCACAACTATCAGCACAGTTAACCCGGCGTCGTTTTGGCCATACTATGCAGCTTTTTATTCCGCTGTATCTGTCTAACTTGTGTGCCAACGACTGCTCCTATTGTGGCTTTTCGATGAGCAATGCTATTCAGCGGAAAACCCTCAATGAGCAGGAGGTGGAAGCTGAATGCCGGGCGCTTAAAAAACAGGGTTTTGACTCCGTTTTGTTGGTGACCGGTGAACACGAACGTAAAGTGGGCATGGCTTATTTCAGGACGATGTTGCCCGTAATCAGCCGTTATTTCAGCCATATTGCTATGGAAGTACAACCGCTGAGTGAGGCCGAATATGCGGAACTGCGGTCGCTCGGGGTAGCGTCTGTGCTGGTGTATCAGGAAACCTATAATGAGCAGGTATATGCTGAACACCATTTGCGTGGGCGTAAACAGGATTTTAAATGGCGGCTGCAGACACCTGAGCGTATCGGTCAGGCAGGTATCGATAAAATCGGGCTCGGAGCCTTGCTTGGGTTGACCGACTGGCGTACTGACAGTGTGGCGACAGCAATGCATCTGCGTTATATGCAGAAACATTACTGGCGTAGCCGTTATTCGGTTTCGTTCCCAAGGTTGCGGCCTTGCGCTGGTGGCGTCGAGGTGGCAGCCGAAGTTAATGATCGGCAACTGGTGCAGTTGTTGTGTGCATTTCGTTTATTTGATGCGGAACTGGAACTGAGTTTGTCGACTCGGGAGTCGGCTTATTTCAGAGATCATGCAGCAACTCTGGGGGCGACTCACTTTAGTGCGGGTTCGAAAACTCAGCCCGGCGGTTATGCTGATCAGGCGATTGCTCTGGAGCAATTCAGTACTGAAGATAATCGGTCGCCACTCCAGGTTGCAGAGGCTCTGCAGAAGCAAGGCCTGCAACCGGTATGGAAAGACTGGGAGTTGGGCTTAAGTTAG
- a CDS encoding substrate-binding periplasmic protein, which produces MKKLPLFLSLLVSCILIACSPPPEYDPGQEPDNDDPTLMQESERPDQVEVVDYHPDTTDCELTMGYEAWEPYQYLDIGDIPRGLDVEVAEATMQSMNCELNLQQGSWVDLLSWLQSGDIDFVMGASKTEAREDFAHFSEPYREEQFVLFIRSGEEHRYSASTLEGFIEEERRIGIVNEYYYGEETHQLINNENYRDNFVGAMMGEFNLVRLLDLDVDAFLEDEAVGYSLIRRKGLHEYIEAYPIELDASDIYVMFSRDSVDEDRVEAFNEALQELHDSGAYDTIMQRYLN; this is translated from the coding sequence ATGAAAAAATTACCGCTTTTTCTCAGCCTATTAGTAAGCTGTATTCTGATAGCCTGTTCTCCACCACCCGAGTATGATCCGGGACAAGAACCAGACAACGACGATCCAACCTTGATGCAGGAAAGCGAACGACCCGATCAGGTAGAGGTTGTCGATTATCATCCAGACACCACGGATTGCGAGCTCACTATGGGCTATGAAGCCTGGGAACCCTATCAATACCTTGATATCGGTGACATCCCGCGAGGCCTTGATGTCGAAGTAGCTGAAGCAACCATGCAGAGCATGAACTGTGAGCTCAATTTGCAGCAGGGCAGCTGGGTTGACTTATTAAGCTGGCTGCAGTCCGGCGACATTGACTTTGTTATGGGAGCCTCAAAAACCGAAGCTCGGGAAGATTTCGCGCATTTCTCAGAACCTTATCGGGAAGAGCAATTTGTGCTCTTTATTCGTTCAGGTGAAGAACACCGTTATTCCGCATCGACACTTGAGGGTTTCATCGAAGAAGAACGACGCATTGGCATCGTTAACGAATACTATTATGGCGAAGAAACCCATCAGCTAATTAACAATGAAAACTACCGCGATAATTTTGTCGGCGCCATGATGGGCGAATTCAATCTGGTGCGTTTGCTGGATCTTGATGTCGACGCTTTCCTGGAGGACGAAGCAGTGGGGTATTCGCTGATACGCCGCAAAGGCTTACATGAATATATCGAGGCCTATCCAATTGAACTGGATGCCTCTGATATTTATGTCATGTTCAGCCGTGACTCTGTAGATGAAGATCGCGTAGAAGCTTTCAATGAAGCCCTGCAGGAACTTCATGACAGCGGTGCCTATGACACCATCATGCAACGCTATCTGAACTAA
- a CDS encoding anti-phage deoxyguanosine triphosphatase, translating to MQDIWQQRRSGPNQQRQGDLRTVWQRDRARILHSAAFRRLQSKTQIMNVGENDFYRTRLTHSLEASQIGSSLINQLEHISSQEQRTLLPDDNLMEALCLAHDIGHPPFGHGGETALNFKMLGAGGFEGNGQTFRIVGRLESYHQQHGMDLTRRTLLGLLKYPVLMPELTPPDNMQNPGSLAQWKPAKAIFRDDADLLDWVLAPLSETDKALFQSTEQLQQSPWQRSRYKSFDASLMELADDIAYGVHDLEDAVVTGTLAAADWDQFMSPVVTQLSPALRELLDELSLQLFSDTHHLRKNAVGALVNIFVTCIHITEALPGASEPLIRYNASLPEEERKLLDALKAVVFEYVINQPSIQQLRYRSQNMLLNLFSAFHTEPTRLLPRNTRKRWEEAFHENGEQAANRVLCDYIAGMTDDYAERMYLNLFR from the coding sequence ATGCAGGATATCTGGCAACAACGTCGTTCTGGCCCTAATCAGCAACGTCAGGGTGATCTTCGTACGGTATGGCAACGGGATCGAGCCCGTATTCTGCACTCCGCCGCATTTCGCCGCCTGCAATCCAAAACTCAGATTATGAATGTGGGTGAAAACGACTTTTACCGCACCCGCCTGACGCATTCGCTGGAAGCTTCACAGATAGGTTCTTCACTGATTAATCAGCTGGAGCACATAAGCAGTCAGGAACAGCGTACCTTACTACCTGACGACAACCTGATGGAAGCCCTTTGCCTGGCGCATGATATTGGCCACCCGCCTTTTGGTCATGGTGGTGAAACCGCGCTTAATTTCAAAATGCTGGGCGCAGGCGGTTTTGAAGGCAACGGACAGACATTTCGGATTGTTGGCCGGCTGGAGTCTTATCACCAGCAGCACGGCATGGACCTGACCCGCCGTACTTTATTAGGTTTGCTGAAATACCCGGTGCTGATGCCTGAATTAACCCCACCAGACAATATGCAAAACCCTGGCAGTCTGGCTCAGTGGAAACCTGCCAAAGCCATATTCAGAGATGATGCTGACCTGCTTGACTGGGTGCTGGCACCGTTATCAGAAACAGACAAAGCATTATTTCAAAGTACCGAACAACTGCAACAAAGCCCCTGGCAGCGCTCGCGTTACAAGTCTTTCGATGCCTCTTTAATGGAGCTGGCGGACGATATCGCCTATGGCGTGCATGATCTTGAAGATGCCGTGGTGACCGGTACTCTCGCAGCTGCCGACTGGGATCAATTTATGAGCCCGGTGGTAACTCAACTCAGTCCAGCATTGCGTGAATTGCTCGATGAGTTAAGCCTTCAGCTGTTTTCCGACACTCATCATCTGCGCAAAAATGCGGTCGGGGCACTGGTGAATATTTTTGTCACCTGTATTCACATCACCGAAGCCTTACCAGGCGCCAGCGAACCATTAATTCGTTATAACGCCAGCCTGCCGGAAGAAGAAAGAAAACTGCTGGATGCGCTCAAAGCGGTGGTTTTTGAATACGTCATTAATCAGCCGTCAATTCAGCAACTGCGTTATCGTAGCCAGAATATGCTACTGAACCTGTTCAGCGCTTTTCACACCGAACCCACCCGTCTGTTGCCCCGCAATACCCGTAAACGCTGGGAAGAAGCATTTCATGAAAACGGCGAACAGGCTGCCAATCGAGTGCTCTGCGATTATATTGCAGGCATGACCGATGACTATGCAGAGCGTATGTACCTCAACCTGTTTCGCTAA
- a CDS encoding HAL/PAL/TAL family ammonia-lyase — MSVVSKTQTAVIFGQGPLTIKDVDAVATQGCPVALSEDPAFAQRIAAGVAFLDKLLTEDGVIYGVTTGYGDSCTVAVPLHQVNELPLHLLRFHGCGLGDYFNEQESRAILAARLASLTQGYSGVSWGLLERLCELLNRNIIPRIPQEGSVGASGDLTPLSYVAAVICGERDVFYEGQIRPAAEVLAENDLQPLQLRPKEALAIMNGTAVMTGLACLAYQRADYLTCLSSRITALASLALLGNSNHFNEKLFSVKPHAGQQQVAGWIRKDMNHQSYPRNSERLQDRYSIRCAPHVIGALRDALPWFRETIENELNSANDNPIIDGEGEQVLHGGHFYGGHIAMVMDAMKTAVANLADLHDRQMALLMDTKYNQGLPPNLSASSIERSTLNHGFKAVQIGCSAWTAEALKLTMPASVFSRSTECHNQDKVSMGTIAARDCLRILQLTEQVLAASLMSVQQGVRLRMAKAELDEVSLQSDVRQMLTQLSEQIELLAEDRMLEHELRQLVSQIQQRHWHLYEDLA, encoded by the coding sequence ATGAGCGTAGTGAGCAAAACCCAAACTGCCGTTATTTTTGGTCAGGGTCCATTAACTATTAAAGATGTTGATGCCGTAGCGACCCAGGGCTGCCCTGTAGCATTGTCCGAGGATCCTGCTTTTGCGCAACGTATTGCAGCGGGTGTCGCTTTTCTGGATAAACTGCTGACTGAAGATGGAGTGATTTACGGGGTTACTACCGGATATGGCGATAGCTGTACTGTGGCGGTTCCTTTGCATCAGGTGAATGAGCTGCCGTTACACCTGCTGCGTTTCCATGGATGTGGCCTGGGCGATTACTTTAACGAGCAGGAAAGCAGGGCTATTCTGGCGGCGCGTCTGGCGTCACTGACTCAGGGGTATTCCGGCGTGAGCTGGGGGTTGCTGGAGCGTTTGTGTGAATTATTAAATCGCAATATTATTCCGCGCATTCCGCAGGAAGGTAGTGTGGGCGCCAGTGGTGATCTGACGCCTTTATCTTATGTGGCCGCTGTGATTTGTGGTGAGCGTGATGTGTTTTATGAGGGGCAAATAAGACCGGCGGCTGAAGTGCTGGCGGAAAACGATTTGCAGCCTTTGCAGCTGAGGCCCAAAGAAGCGCTGGCTATTATGAATGGTACTGCAGTGATGACAGGTTTGGCTTGCCTGGCGTATCAGCGCGCCGATTATCTGACCTGTTTATCCAGCCGTATAACTGCTTTAGCTAGCCTGGCGTTGCTGGGTAACAGCAATCATTTCAATGAAAAACTTTTCAGCGTTAAGCCGCATGCCGGTCAGCAGCAGGTAGCTGGCTGGATACGTAAAGATATGAATCATCAGTCCTACCCACGTAACTCAGAGCGTTTGCAGGATCGTTATTCGATTCGTTGCGCTCCTCATGTGATAGGGGCTCTGCGGGATGCGCTGCCCTGGTTCAGAGAAACCATTGAGAACGAACTGAACAGCGCTAATGATAATCCTATTATTGATGGCGAAGGCGAGCAGGTGCTGCATGGCGGGCACTTTTACGGCGGCCATATTGCGATGGTGATGGATGCCATGAAAACGGCGGTGGCAAACCTGGCTGATTTGCATGATCGGCAGATGGCATTGCTTATGGACACTAAATATAATCAGGGTTTGCCGCCTAACTTGTCGGCGTCCAGTATTGAGCGCAGCACTTTAAACCATGGTTTTAAAGCGGTGCAGATTGGCTGTTCAGCGTGGACGGCGGAAGCCCTTAAACTGACCATGCCAGCCAGCGTATTTTCGCGGTCCACGGAGTGTCATAATCAGGATAAGGTCAGCATGGGCACTATAGCTGCGCGCGATTGCCTGCGTATTCTGCAGCTTACCGAGCAGGTGCTGGCGGCGAGCCTGATGAGTGTGCAGCAGGGTGTACGCCTGCGCATGGCTAAGGCTGAACTCGACGAGGTCAGTTTACAGTCAGATGTGCGGCAGATGCTGACGCAGTTAAGTGAGCAAATAGAGCTGCTAGCGGAAGACCGAATGCTTGAACATGAATTGCGCCAGTTAGTTTCACAGATACAGCAACGGCATTGGCACCTGTATGAGGACTTAGCCTGA
- a CDS encoding GGDEF domain-containing protein — translation MLRRALNGNGYWITILATKRAERRRTALTRRLTTRLLVSISLWSTLLVFIITGISFWQTYTEAKSEQLSNMVNTTSQRIEREAKIFRIAEQNADILANAFLQRYQRKQGDTSLVQQYEDWFEETDPGVMRLRAAFYEGLATEQQYWQYLSAFAGPRNEAIDTELQSRIVIALETLAQYGPAWQHLVANTHISMPENVLLIYSQDSAWGLLASPTLDITAYAVVRSTLQSHNPEREPNWTGLYFDESAREWVITYQRPTDLQGRHLISASHDIYLTDVMERLVRSDRDGVSHMIFNQNRELIATPEDLSSSMQKKGIMSLDQLQNPIYEEVYQLLENNPPAHNTPVQILEKEASDNFVIATMIAGPEWWHVTIFPRQLIQQASMQTPLRVAVLSLTLLIMVLLVVYVFVNYRVSMPLRQLSNAANLVGQQRYQEVADGEHELTGKKSEIGLLARSFQDMAKRILEHQSTLERAVQARTAALASANQKLDAIAHMDGLTGILNRRAFDRDLELQLSRPAPVNCALLLADVDHFKAFNDNYGHQAGDHVLQDIASTLNKPDNVRVYRYGGEEIAILVDAETAEQAEKIAHQLCQRIEALNIEHQHSEHGLVTLSMGVTMLRPQDTAEATIERADKALYQAKSAGRNLIRSG, via the coding sequence ATGTTACGTCGAGCGCTGAATGGCAACGGTTACTGGATAACTATCTTGGCAACTAAGCGCGCAGAGCGGCGACGTACCGCGCTGACACGCAGGCTGACAACACGATTGCTGGTCAGCATTTCACTATGGTCGACACTGCTGGTTTTTATTATTACCGGCATCAGCTTCTGGCAAACCTATACGGAAGCTAAAAGCGAACAACTCAGCAATATGGTAAATACAACCTCCCAGCGAATTGAGCGCGAAGCCAAGATATTTCGTATTGCTGAACAAAATGCCGACATTCTGGCAAATGCTTTTTTGCAACGTTACCAGCGTAAACAAGGCGATACTTCGTTAGTGCAACAATACGAAGACTGGTTTGAAGAGACTGACCCTGGCGTAATGCGTCTGCGCGCCGCTTTTTATGAAGGTTTAGCAACCGAACAGCAATACTGGCAATACCTCAGTGCTTTTGCGGGGCCACGGAACGAAGCTATAGATACAGAGCTTCAATCACGTATCGTCATTGCACTGGAAACACTAGCGCAGTATGGCCCGGCATGGCAACATCTGGTCGCCAACACCCATATCAGCATGCCGGAAAATGTGCTCCTTATTTACTCTCAGGACAGTGCCTGGGGGTTGCTTGCTTCGCCCACCCTCGACATTACCGCCTATGCAGTGGTGCGCTCGACTCTGCAATCACATAATCCTGAACGCGAACCCAACTGGACCGGACTGTATTTCGATGAGTCGGCCCGGGAGTGGGTCATTACTTACCAGCGACCCACTGACCTGCAGGGGCGCCATCTGATAAGCGCCAGTCATGACATTTACCTGACTGACGTTATGGAACGTCTGGTTCGCAGCGATCGTGATGGAGTCTCTCATATGATCTTTAATCAGAATCGTGAACTGATAGCGACACCCGAAGACTTGTCATCCTCCATGCAGAAAAAAGGCATTATGAGTCTCGACCAGTTACAAAACCCAATCTATGAAGAAGTTTACCAGCTGCTCGAAAACAACCCGCCGGCCCATAATACTCCGGTGCAGATCCTCGAAAAGGAAGCGAGCGATAACTTCGTCATTGCGACTATGATTGCCGGTCCGGAGTGGTGGCATGTGACTATTTTCCCGCGCCAGTTGATTCAGCAGGCATCCATGCAAACTCCCCTGCGGGTAGCCGTGCTCAGTCTGACCTTGCTGATCATGGTGTTACTGGTGGTTTACGTGTTCGTAAATTACAGAGTTTCTATGCCTTTGCGGCAATTGTCTAACGCCGCTAATCTGGTCGGCCAGCAGCGCTATCAGGAGGTAGCCGATGGTGAGCATGAACTGACCGGGAAAAAGAGTGAAATCGGTCTGCTCGCCCGTTCTTTTCAGGATATGGCGAAACGCATCCTTGAGCACCAGTCGACTTTAGAACGAGCCGTACAGGCACGTACCGCAGCGCTCGCCAGCGCTAATCAAAAACTGGATGCGATAGCGCACATGGATGGCCTTACTGGCATTTTAAACCGGCGTGCTTTCGATCGCGATCTGGAACTACAGCTCAGTCGGCCCGCACCTGTTAATTGCGCTCTTTTGCTTGCTGATGTCGACCACTTCAAAGCTTTTAATGACAATTACGGGCATCAGGCAGGCGACCATGTGCTGCAGGACATCGCCAGTACCCTGAACAAGCCCGACAATGTAAGGGTTTATCGCTATGGGGGAGAAGAGATTGCCATATTAGTGGATGCCGAAACAGCGGAGCAGGCAGAAAAAATTGCCCACCAACTATGTCAGCGCATAGAGGCTCTTAATATTGAGCATCAACACAGTGAACATGGCCTGGTCACACTAAGTATGGGGGTCACTATGCTACGACCACAGGACACTGCTGAAGCTACTATTGAGCGGGCTGATAAGGCACTCTATCAAGCCAAGTCAGCAGGACGTAACCTGATACGATCAGGCTAA
- a CDS encoding transporter substrate-binding domain-containing protein codes for MKIWTLLTAVFLVSLNLNASANQTITADHEFELPEETLQVAVRIGAPFVIERPDGSYAGITIELWERIASQLDLDFAYQPAGLESLLSGMRDMEYDVGLGPLTVTAERERFLDFSQPFHNAGLAIALRQQDTPGWWAVSQRFFTTEFASVMLALAAILLLSGVLLWIFERKHNTEEFSRDPVKGIGSGFWWAAVTMTTVGYGDKSPRSLGGRVVSLVWMFTCVIIISSFTASIASSLTVNQLASKIEGPGELDRVRVGTLPNSFTSDYLDQRFIRYQAYATLPEALEGLADNEIDAVVYDAPLLSYQLRQRFGSDLMLLPNTFMPQNYALTLTEGSDLVEPVNRILLDVTSSAEWQRLLDNYLGN; via the coding sequence ATGAAAATCTGGACTCTATTAACAGCTGTTTTCCTGGTTAGCCTGAATCTGAATGCTTCGGCTAACCAGACGATTACCGCCGACCACGAATTCGAGCTACCGGAAGAAACTCTTCAGGTCGCAGTCAGGATCGGCGCACCCTTCGTAATCGAACGCCCGGATGGCAGCTATGCTGGCATTACCATAGAGTTATGGGAACGCATTGCCAGCCAACTGGATCTCGACTTTGCATATCAGCCTGCAGGCCTGGAATCTCTTCTTTCTGGTATGCGTGATATGGAGTATGACGTCGGCCTGGGCCCACTTACCGTCACGGCAGAACGTGAACGCTTTCTCGACTTTAGCCAACCCTTCCATAACGCAGGCCTGGCGATTGCACTAAGGCAGCAGGATACACCCGGCTGGTGGGCCGTTTCGCAGCGTTTTTTCACCACAGAATTTGCCAGTGTAATGCTCGCATTGGCGGCGATTCTACTACTTTCAGGGGTTCTGTTATGGATCTTTGAACGTAAGCACAATACCGAAGAATTCAGTCGGGATCCGGTTAAAGGTATAGGCTCCGGCTTCTGGTGGGCCGCCGTCACTATGACCACCGTCGGTTATGGTGATAAATCACCGCGCTCCCTGGGAGGTCGTGTCGTGTCACTGGTGTGGATGTTCACCTGCGTCATTATTATTTCCAGCTTTACCGCATCCATTGCCTCCTCGCTGACAGTTAATCAACTTGCCAGTAAAATAGAAGGGCCGGGCGAGCTAGACCGGGTACGCGTCGGGACGTTACCTAATTCTTTTACTTCCGATTATCTGGACCAGCGGTTTATCAGATACCAGGCTTACGCCACACTACCCGAGGCCCTCGAAGGTCTGGCCGACAATGAAATTGATGCTGTGGTATATGACGCACCGCTACTGAGTTATCAGTTACGTCAGCGTTTCGGCAGCGACCTGATGCTTCTGCCCAATACCTTTATGCCGCAAAACTATGCGCTCACGTTGACCGAAGGCAGTGACCTGGTTGAACCGGTGAACAGAATCTTGCTGGATGTTACGTCGAGCGCTGAATGGCAACGGTTACTGGATAACTATCTTGGCAACTAA
- a CDS encoding sulfite reductase subunit alpha: MDSQVIAGVLISLWAVTSFWLLRRPQQALSKRLSDALQVATSSDNSHKEPLLIGWASQSGQAQLLAEQAAAQLSAHFQIRLQELDAIDEQQLKDVQQALFIVSTYGVGEPPDNGQKFKRRFISSASKLRLPHLKYAVLALGDKSYPDYCAFGEELYAGLQRLQGNPIRSIIKVDRMHRSDLELWSQLLQQQFNIELQDSHDFTDWRLIHRECINEGSPGAPLFHLGLHPLNGQLPEWRAGDLIDIRLPDGDLRTYSIASVVQDERLDLVVRQMLLPDGRLGKGSGWLTERADGGSQVKLRIRPNPAFSSVPVKTPLILIGNGSGMAGLRALLRERSHLPGSRQWLIFGERDPSCDRIFCAETRSMQSCGQLLCEDRAFSRDPKRPRYVQDILHEQAPRLRSWLMAGAAVYVCGCKNGMGQAVDEALREIVGNHVISIMQEQNRYLRDLY, from the coding sequence ATGGATAGTCAGGTCATTGCAGGTGTCCTGATCTCGCTGTGGGCGGTAACCAGCTTCTGGTTACTGCGCCGTCCACAGCAGGCGTTATCCAAACGCCTGAGCGACGCACTGCAGGTAGCAACAAGCAGTGACAACAGTCACAAAGAACCTCTGCTCATTGGTTGGGCCAGCCAAAGCGGACAGGCTCAACTACTCGCTGAGCAGGCGGCGGCTCAACTCTCTGCTCATTTTCAGATACGACTGCAGGAACTGGATGCCATTGATGAACAGCAGTTGAAAGATGTGCAGCAGGCGCTTTTTATAGTCAGTACTTATGGTGTCGGTGAACCTCCGGATAATGGCCAGAAATTTAAGCGCCGCTTTATCAGTTCGGCCAGCAAACTGCGCTTACCCCACCTTAAATATGCGGTGTTAGCGCTTGGCGACAAAAGCTATCCGGATTACTGTGCTTTCGGCGAAGAGTTATACGCCGGACTGCAACGATTGCAGGGCAACCCTATACGTTCCATTATCAAAGTTGACCGCATGCATCGCTCCGATCTGGAACTCTGGTCACAATTACTTCAGCAACAATTTAATATTGAACTACAGGACAGTCATGACTTTACCGACTGGCGCCTGATACATCGTGAATGTATCAATGAAGGCAGTCCGGGCGCACCTCTGTTTCATTTAGGTTTGCACCCCTTGAACGGCCAGTTACCCGAATGGCGGGCTGGCGATCTGATTGACATTCGCCTTCCCGATGGCGATTTGCGCACCTATAGCATTGCTTCCGTGGTGCAGGATGAGCGACTGGATCTGGTCGTGCGTCAGATGCTTTTGCCAGATGGTCGTCTGGGTAAGGGGTCCGGATGGTTAACCGAACGCGCTGACGGCGGCAGCCAGGTGAAACTGCGCATCCGGCCTAACCCCGCATTCAGTTCGGTACCTGTGAAGACTCCCTTAATCCTGATTGGCAATGGTAGTGGTATGGCTGGCCTGCGCGCCTTATTACGTGAACGAAGCCACTTACCCGGCAGTCGTCAATGGCTTATTTTCGGAGAGCGGGACCCATCGTGTGACCGTATTTTTTGTGCCGAAACCCGCTCAATGCAGAGCTGCGGCCAGCTACTCTGCGAAGACCGTGCTTTTTCTCGTGACCCTAAACGTCCACGTTACGTACAGGATATTTTGCATGAGCAGGCGCCCCGACTGCGTAGCTGGTTAATGGCTGGTGCTGCGGTTTATGTCTGTGGTTGTAAAAATGGCATGGGCCAGGCTGTCGATGAGGCACTCAGGGAAATAGTGGGTAACCATGTGATCAGCATTATGCAGGAGCAAAACCGTTACCTGCGTGACCTCTACTGA